Proteins from one Lachnospiraceae bacterium KGMB03038 genomic window:
- a CDS encoding conjugal transfer protein: MPCPHCKITIIKRSNNESAVSAAAYQSGEKLFSEYDQEQKYYPYKNEVTHKEIMLPPHVPPEFADRNTLWNSAEAQEKQWNSQLARRFVLAIPREIPPGQYADLIRDYCREFFVSKGMIADFAIHDKGDGNPHAHILLTMRAMDEKGKWLPKSRKVYDLDKNGERIRLASGRWKSHKENTVDWNNRKYAEIWRQGWADTANRYLEANDRPERLDLRSYARQGIDQIPTVHMGAAACQMEKKGIQTNIGNLNRDIKTANRLMQSIRQMVRSLKGWLSDLKEKKAVLLEALEQAKEPTLPELLFRYLEQRSGERADWTSRGKLKGTVADYNKVQAAMDFLRKKGISTVESLDTRLDEIGQTAVSVMGSMKKSEKRIKAINTMLSYIDKYEAAKPVHAEYAAIGWKKKKEKFAESHREELDAYNAAIRYLKANLKGNSYSRKDLEAEREQLAAALPGQKKELEAVQADVKVLRDVRHWLNQVLPSEQYRQTAEPGKKPSVQESLKGRQERIRQEQAGKQKPPRTQKQQNMEL; encoded by the coding sequence AATCATGCTCCCGCCCCATGTGCCGCCGGAGTTTGCAGACCGCAATACTTTATGGAACTCAGCCGAAGCGCAGGAAAAACAATGGAACTCCCAGCTTGCCCGGAGATTCGTGCTTGCCATCCCAAGGGAAATCCCGCCGGGACAGTACGCCGACCTTATCCGTGACTACTGCCGGGAGTTTTTTGTTTCCAAAGGCATGATTGCCGACTTTGCCATCCATGACAAGGGGGACGGCAACCCACACGCCCATATCCTGCTCACCATGCGGGCGATGGACGAAAAAGGCAAATGGCTCCCCAAGAGCCGTAAAGTGTACGACCTTGACAAGAACGGGGAGCGCATCCGGCTTGCGTCCGGCAGATGGAAAAGCCATAAGGAGAACACAGTAGACTGGAACAACCGGAAGTACGCCGAAATCTGGCGGCAGGGATGGGCGGACACGGCCAACCGCTATCTGGAAGCCAATGACCGCCCGGAACGGCTTGACCTGCGCTCCTATGCCCGACAGGGGATTGACCAAATCCCTACCGTCCACATGGGAGCGGCCGCCTGCCAGATGGAGAAGAAAGGAATCCAGACCAACATCGGCAATCTGAACCGGGACATCAAAACCGCCAACCGGCTCATGCAGTCCATCCGGCAGATGGTACGGAGCCTAAAGGGATGGCTGTCTGACTTAAAAGAGAAAAAGGCTGTATTACTGGAAGCATTGGAGCAGGCGAAGGAGCCGACACTCCCGGAACTGTTATTCCGGTATCTGGAACAGCGGAGTGGGGAACGTGCCGACTGGACTTCCAGAGGGAAGCTGAAAGGAACCGTTGCCGATTACAATAAAGTGCAGGCGGCGATGGACTTCCTGCGGAAAAAGGGAATCTCCACCGTGGAGAGCCTTGACACCCGGCTGGATGAAATCGGCCAGACCGCTGTTTCCGTCATGGGGAGCATGAAAAAAAGCGAGAAGCGGATAAAAGCCATCAATACCATGCTCTCCTACATTGACAAATACGAAGCCGCCAAGCCAGTCCATGCGGAGTATGCCGCCATCGGCTGGAAGAAGAAAAAGGAGAAGTTTGCGGAGAGCCACCGGGAGGAACTGGACGCTTATAATGCCGCCATCCGGTATTTGAAAGCCAACCTGAAAGGCAATTCCTACTCCCGCAAAGATTTGGAAGCGGAACGGGAACAGCTTGCCGCCGCCCTGCCCGGACAAAAGAAGGAACTGGAAGCGGTTCAGGCAGATGTGAAGGTGCTGCGTGACGTGCGCCACTGGCTGAATCAGGTTTTGCCATCCGAGCAGTACCGCCAGACCGCCGAGCCGGGGAAGAAACCATCCGTACAGGAGAGCCTGAAAGGGCGGCAGGAACGCATCCGGCAGGAGCAGGCAGGGAAACAGAAGCCGCCCCGGACACAGAAACAACAGAATATGGAACTTTAA